In Sphingomonas sp. SORGH_AS_0950, the following are encoded in one genomic region:
- a CDS encoding cytochrome c family protein — protein MAFRFAFLPLLSMLALTGCGDGDREARLKAAGPNPSLDALMRVANADAGAKTFGQCLACHTIGKGELDRGGPNLHGIMGKPVAGGSERFGYTAALMRVGGRWDRATMDRWLTSPQRFAPGTRMTFAGLPDPLARADVIAYLEREGRE, from the coding sequence ATGGCCTTTCGTTTCGCTTTCCTGCCTCTTTTGTCGATGCTTGCCCTGACGGGATGCGGGGATGGCGACCGCGAGGCGCGGCTGAAAGCGGCGGGTCCGAACCCGTCGCTCGATGCGCTGATGCGGGTGGCCAATGCCGATGCGGGGGCGAAGACGTTCGGCCAGTGCCTGGCCTGCCACACGATCGGCAAGGGCGAACTCGATCGCGGCGGGCCCAATCTCCACGGGATCATGGGCAAGCCGGTGGCGGGCGGCAGCGAACGCTTCGGCTATACTGCGGCGCTGATGCGGGTCGGCGGCCGCTGGGACCGGGCGACGATGGATCGCTGGCTCACCTCGCCGCAACGCTTCGCGCCGGGGACCAGAATGACCTTTGCGGGCCTGCCCGATCCGCTCGCGCGGGCGGATGTGATTGCCTATCTGGAGCGGGAAGGGCGGGAGTAA
- a CDS encoding NADP-dependent isocitrate dehydrogenase, translated as MAKIKVNTPVVEIDGDEMTRIIWEWIRERLIKPYLDIELAYYDLSVQNRDATSDQVTIDSAHATQKYGVAIKCATITPDEQRVEEFGLKKMWKSPNGTIRNILGGVVFREPIVIKNVPRLIPGWTHPIVVGRHAFGDQYKATDFKVPGKGKLTMKWEGENGETIEEEVFNFPSSGVAMGMYNLDESIRDFARASMNYGLGRGWPVYLSTKNTILKAYDGRFKDIFQEVYETEFADQFKAAGIEYQHRLIDDMVASALKWHGEFVWACKNYDGDVQSDQVAQGFGSLGLMTSVLMTPDGKTIEAEAAHGTVTRHYRQHQQGKATSTNPIASIFAWTGGLKYRGKFDNTPDVVRFAETLEKVCIKTVENGQMTKDLAILIGPDQPWMTTEQFFEAIRVNLETEMGNWQ; from the coding sequence ATGGCGAAGATCAAGGTGAACACGCCCGTCGTGGAGATCGACGGCGACGAAATGACCCGGATCATCTGGGAGTGGATTCGCGAACGCCTGATCAAGCCGTATCTCGACATCGAACTGGCCTATTACGACCTGTCGGTGCAGAATCGCGACGCGACCAGCGACCAGGTGACGATCGACAGCGCCCATGCGACCCAGAAGTACGGCGTCGCGATCAAGTGCGCGACCATCACCCCCGACGAGCAGCGCGTCGAGGAATTCGGCCTGAAGAAGATGTGGAAGTCGCCCAACGGCACGATCCGCAACATCCTGGGCGGCGTGGTCTTCCGCGAGCCGATCGTCATCAAGAACGTTCCCCGCCTGATCCCCGGCTGGACCCACCCGATCGTCGTCGGCCGTCACGCTTTCGGCGACCAGTATAAGGCGACCGACTTCAAGGTGCCCGGCAAGGGCAAGCTGACCATGAAGTGGGAAGGCGAGAATGGCGAGACGATCGAGGAGGAGGTGTTCAACTTCCCCAGCTCGGGCGTCGCCATGGGCATGTACAATCTGGACGAATCGATCCGCGACTTCGCGCGCGCCTCGATGAACTATGGCCTGGGTCGCGGCTGGCCGGTCTATCTGTCGACTAAGAACACCATCCTGAAGGCCTATGACGGCCGCTTCAAGGACATCTTCCAGGAGGTGTACGAGACCGAGTTCGCCGACCAGTTCAAGGCGGCGGGCATCGAATATCAGCACCGCCTGATTGACGACATGGTCGCCTCGGCGCTGAAGTGGCACGGCGAGTTCGTCTGGGCCTGCAAGAACTATGACGGCGACGTGCAGTCGGACCAGGTGGCGCAGGGCTTCGGCTCGCTGGGCCTGATGACCTCGGTGCTGATGACCCCGGACGGCAAGACGATCGAGGCGGAAGCGGCGCACGGCACCGTGACCCGTCACTATCGCCAGCACCAGCAGGGCAAGGCGACCTCGACCAACCCGATTGCGTCGATCTTCGCCTGGACCGGCGGCCTGAAGTATCGCGGCAAGTTCGACAACACCCCCGACGTCGTCCGCTTCGCCGAGACGCTGGAAAAGGTCTGCATCAAGACCGTCGAGAACGGCCAGATGACCAAGGACCTCGCCATCCTGATCGGCCCGGACCAGCCCTGGATGACCACCGAGCAGTTCTTCGAGGCGATCCGCGTCAACCTCGAAACCGAAATGGGCAACTGGCAGTAA
- a CDS encoding phosphatidylserine decarboxylase, which yields MPSLEKPPIATTTVKWRFPAVHPEGRKYVLIGAGLTLLATLITKVLFWPFVGLCIWIAAFFRDPVRTTPQGDDLIVAPADGLVTMIQRVAIPRELVGELGEAPLVRVSIFMSVFDVHINRTPIAGVIRQVVYISGKFLNADLDKASDENERQHFVVEGRDGRKIGFTQIAGLVARRIVGFVKPGDMVAAGQRVGLIRFGSRVDVYLPDDVTPQVCLGQRSVAGETVLGRVGGKPMSGIAQ from the coding sequence ATGCCTTCGCTTGAAAAGCCTCCCATCGCCACCACCACGGTCAAGTGGCGTTTTCCCGCCGTCCATCCCGAAGGGCGCAAATATGTGCTGATCGGGGCGGGCCTGACCCTGCTCGCCACGCTGATCACCAAGGTGCTGTTCTGGCCGTTCGTCGGCCTGTGCATCTGGATCGCCGCGTTCTTCCGCGATCCCGTCCGGACCACGCCGCAGGGCGACGACCTGATCGTCGCGCCCGCCGATGGCTTGGTCACCATGATCCAGCGCGTCGCGATCCCGCGCGAGCTGGTCGGCGAACTGGGCGAGGCGCCGCTGGTCCGCGTGTCGATCTTCATGTCGGTGTTCGACGTGCACATCAACCGCACGCCGATCGCGGGCGTTATCCGCCAGGTCGTCTATATCTCGGGCAAGTTCCTCAACGCCGACCTCGACAAGGCGTCGGACGAGAATGAGCGCCAGCATTTCGTGGTCGAGGGGCGGGACGGTCGCAAGATCGGCTTCACCCAGATCGCCGGCCTCGTCGCGCGTCGCATCGTCGGCTTCGTGAAGCCCGGAGACATGGTCGCCGCCGGACAGCGGGTCGGCCTGATCCGGTTCGGCAGCCGGGTCGACGTGTATCTGCCCGACGACGTCACGCCGCAGGTTTGCCTGGGCCAGCGGTCGGTCGCGGGCGAGACGGTGCTGGGGCGTGTCGGCGGCAAGCCGATGAGCGGCATCGCGCAATAA
- the pssA gene encoding CDP-diacylglycerol--serine O-phosphatidyltransferase: protein MAISPRFARRGPPRGLPLRAIAPNAVTALALCSGLTGVKFAIAGSWEAAVTMIMVAAALDGLDGRIARLLRGESRFGAELDSLSDAISFGVAPALILYLWSLQNLPRIGWICALLQAVFCALRLARFNSQLDVIDQPRKTAGFFTGVPAPAGAGLAMLPLYLWFWTGEPIFASPLLVAPWVAFVALLMVSSIATLSWTSFRLRRHIRFEALAIIVLVGVALISAPWHALTAICLAYLASIPFTMLAYARIKRPRGGAPAKGQASSPPSA, encoded by the coding sequence ATGGCCATCTCCCCCCGCTTCGCCCGTCGAGGCCCGCCGCGCGGCCTGCCGCTCCGGGCCATCGCGCCCAATGCCGTCACCGCGCTGGCGCTCTGCTCCGGCCTGACCGGCGTGAAGTTCGCCATTGCGGGATCGTGGGAAGCGGCGGTCACGATGATCATGGTGGCGGCGGCGCTCGATGGCTTGGACGGTCGAATTGCGCGGCTGCTGCGCGGGGAGAGCCGGTTCGGCGCCGAGCTGGACTCGCTCTCGGACGCGATTTCGTTCGGCGTCGCGCCTGCGCTCATCCTCTATCTCTGGTCGCTGCAAAACCTGCCTCGCATCGGCTGGATCTGCGCGCTGCTCCAGGCGGTCTTCTGCGCGCTTCGCCTGGCGCGGTTCAATTCCCAGCTCGACGTGATCGACCAGCCGCGCAAGACGGCGGGTTTCTTCACCGGCGTTCCCGCACCCGCCGGAGCGGGGCTGGCGATGCTGCCTCTCTATCTCTGGTTCTGGACCGGCGAGCCGATCTTCGCCTCGCCATTGCTCGTCGCGCCATGGGTGGCCTTTGTCGCGCTGCTGATGGTGTCCAGCATCGCCACTCTGTCATGGACCTCGTTCCGGTTGCGGCGTCATATCAGGTTCGAGGCACTGGCCATCATCGTCCTGGTCGGCGTGGCGCTGATCTCCGCGCCCTGGCATGCCCTGACGGCGATATGCCTTGCCTATCTGGCGAGCATCCCCTTCACCATGCTCGCCTATGCCCGCATCAAGCGGCCGCGCGGCGGCGCACCAGCGAAGGGGCAGGCGAGTTCGCCGCCCAGCGCCTGA
- the rpsB gene encoding 30S ribosomal protein S2 — MAAPVVTMQQLVETGAHFGHQTHRWNPKMKPYIFGDRNGVHILDLSQTVPLFARALEFISSTVAGGGKVLFVGTKRQAQEPVAEAARRAGQHFVNHRWLGGMLTNWKTISNSIKRLKTLEEQLSGDTHGLTKKEVLNLTRERDKLELSLGGIRDMGGIPDVMFVIDANKEELAIKEANTLGIPVVAILDSNVSPDGIAFPVPANDDASRAIRLYCEAVAIAATRGGHEQQRRGGADFGAMAEPPVEEALTVAPADVAEQAVEAERQIDA, encoded by the coding sequence ATGGCGGCACCCGTCGTCACCATGCAGCAGCTGGTCGAGACCGGCGCGCACTTCGGCCACCAGACCCACCGCTGGAACCCGAAGATGAAGCCCTACATCTTTGGCGACCGCAACGGCGTCCACATCCTCGACCTGTCGCAGACCGTGCCGCTCTTCGCGCGCGCTCTGGAGTTCATCAGCTCGACCGTCGCGGGCGGTGGCAAGGTCCTGTTCGTCGGCACCAAGCGCCAGGCGCAGGAGCCGGTCGCCGAGGCCGCTCGCCGCGCGGGCCAGCACTTCGTCAACCATCGCTGGCTGGGCGGCATGCTCACCAACTGGAAGACGATCTCGAACTCGATCAAGCGCCTTAAGACCCTCGAGGAGCAGCTGTCGGGCGACACGCACGGCCTGACCAAGAAGGAAGTGCTGAACCTGACCCGCGAGCGCGACAAGCTCGAGCTGTCGCTGGGCGGCATCCGCGACATGGGCGGCATCCCGGACGTGATGTTCGTGATCGACGCCAACAAGGAAGAGCTGGCGATCAAGGAAGCCAACACGCTGGGCATCCCCGTCGTCGCGATCCTCGATTCGAACGTCTCGCCCGACGGCATCGCGTTCCCGGTTCCCGCGAATGACGACGCCAGCCGCGCGATCCGTCTGTACTGCGAAGCCGTTGCCATCGCCGCGACCCGTGGCGGTCACGAGCAGCAGCGCCGTGGCGGTGCGGACTTCGGCGCGATGGCGGAGCCGCCCGTCGAGGAAGCGCTGACCGTCGCCCCGGCGGACGTCGCCGAGCAGGCGGTCGAGGCCGAGCGCCAGATCGACGCGTAA
- the tsf gene encoding translation elongation factor Ts, translating to MADITAAMVKDLREKSGAGMMDCKKALAEANGDMDAALDWLRTKGLAAAQKKSSRTAAEGLVGVATSGTVGAAVEVNSETDFVAKNDQFQSFVKDVTAIALKSTDDVEALKNEAMPQGGTVAEVLTNNVATIGENQSLRRAKRLEVSKGAVVSYVHNQQAPGLGKIGVLVALESDASDEVLQKLGKDLAMHVAAAFPKALNEEDLDEAEIERERAIATEKAAESGKPADIIAKMVEGGIAKYRKEHALVSQLFVMDGKTKISDVVAKAAKDAGAEIKLVDYVRFQLGEGIEKEASDFAAEVAAASGVPQKA from the coding sequence ATGGCCGATATCACCGCAGCGATGGTCAAGGACCTGCGTGAAAAGAGCGGCGCGGGCATGATGGACTGCAAGAAGGCGCTGGCCGAGGCGAATGGCGACATGGACGCCGCGCTGGACTGGCTGCGCACGAAGGGCCTGGCGGCCGCGCAGAAGAAGTCGAGCCGTACCGCAGCCGAGGGGCTGGTCGGCGTCGCCACCAGCGGCACCGTCGGCGCGGCCGTCGAAGTGAACTCGGAAACCGACTTCGTCGCCAAGAACGACCAGTTCCAGTCGTTCGTGAAGGACGTCACCGCGATCGCGCTGAAGTCGACCGACGATGTCGAGGCGCTGAAGAACGAAGCGATGCCGCAGGGCGGCACCGTCGCCGAAGTGCTGACCAACAACGTCGCGACCATCGGTGAGAACCAGTCGCTGCGTCGCGCCAAGCGCCTCGAAGTGTCGAAGGGCGCGGTCGTGTCCTATGTCCACAACCAGCAGGCGCCGGGCCTGGGCAAGATCGGCGTGCTCGTCGCGCTCGAATCGGACGCGTCGGACGAGGTCCTGCAGAAGCTGGGCAAGGACCTGGCCATGCACGTCGCGGCCGCCTTCCCCAAGGCGCTGAACGAGGAAGACCTGGACGAGGCCGAGATCGAGCGTGAGCGCGCGATCGCGACCGAAAAGGCCGCCGAATCGGGCAAGCCCGCCGACATCATCGCCAAGATGGTCGAGGGCGGCATCGCCAAGTACCGCAAGGAGCACGCGCTGGTCAGCCAGCTGTTCGTGATGGACGGCAAGACCAAGATCAGCGACGTGGTGGCCAAGGCCGCCAAGGACGCCGGTGCCGAGATCAAGCTGGTGGACTATGTCCGCTTCCAGCTGGGCGAGGGCATCGAGAAGGAAGCGTCGGACTTCGCCGCCGAAGTCGCCGCGGCCTCGGGCGTTCCGCAGAAGGCGTAA
- the pyrH gene encoding UMP kinase, whose amino-acid sequence MTSPRFKRILLKLSGEVLMGEGGLSISPEITARVAQEIADVRAQGYELCIVVGGGNIFRGLSAAAKGFERATADYMGMLATVMNALAVQNALEQIGVDTRVQSAIPMASVCEPFIRRRAERHLEKGRVVIFAAGVGSPFFTTDSGAALRAAEMKCDALFKGTSVDGVYDADPKKVPTATRYETVSYSKVLSDDLKVMDASAIALCRDNNIPIVVFNIREHGNFGAVLAGQGVSTVVQNAGA is encoded by the coding sequence ATGACCAGCCCGCGCTTCAAACGTATCCTATTGAAACTCTCGGGCGAGGTGCTGATGGGCGAGGGGGGGCTGTCCATCTCCCCCGAGATCACCGCGCGCGTGGCGCAGGAGATCGCCGATGTCCGGGCGCAGGGTTATGAACTGTGCATCGTGGTCGGTGGCGGCAATATCTTCCGCGGCCTGTCGGCGGCGGCCAAGGGGTTCGAACGCGCGACCGCGGACTATATGGGCATGCTGGCGACCGTCATGAATGCGCTGGCGGTGCAGAACGCGCTGGAGCAGATCGGCGTCGACACGCGCGTCCAGTCGGCGATTCCGATGGCCAGCGTCTGCGAACCCTTCATCCGTCGTCGCGCCGAGCGGCATCTGGAAAAGGGCCGGGTGGTGATCTTCGCGGCGGGCGTCGGATCGCCCTTCTTCACCACCGACAGCGGTGCCGCGCTGCGCGCCGCCGAGATGAAGTGCGACGCGCTGTTCAAGGGCACCAGCGTCGACGGTGTCTATGACGCCGATCCCAAGAAGGTGCCGACCGCCACCCGTTACGAAACCGTCAGCTATTCCAAGGTCCTGTCCGACGACCTGAAGGTCATGGACGCCTCGGCCATCGCGCTGTGCCGCGACAACAATATCCCGATCGTCGTCTTCAACATCCGCGAACATGGCAATTTCGGTGCCGTGCTCGCCGGTCAGGGTGTGTCGACGGTCGTTCAGAACGCAGGAGCTTAA
- the frr gene encoding ribosome recycling factor, with protein MPAYDKSDLERRMQGAVESLKHDLNGLRTGRASTALLDPVTVEVYGSHMPLNQVATVSAPEPRMLSVQVWDKSNVSSVEKAIRSAGLGLNPINDGQTLRLPIPDLTEERRKELAKLANKYAEGARIAVRNVRRDGMDSLKTDEKKGVFGEDERKRHETEVQKLTDATVAELDAAAAAKEKEILGK; from the coding sequence ATGCCAGCCTATGACAAGTCCGATCTCGAGCGCCGTATGCAGGGCGCGGTCGAATCGCTGAAGCACGACCTGAACGGTCTGCGCACCGGCCGTGCGTCGACCGCCTTGCTCGATCCGGTGACGGTCGAGGTCTATGGCAGCCATATGCCGCTGAACCAGGTCGCGACCGTCTCGGCACCCGAGCCGCGCATGCTGTCGGTGCAGGTGTGGGACAAGTCGAACGTGTCGTCGGTGGAAAAGGCGATCCGTTCTGCCGGTCTGGGCCTGAATCCGATCAACGACGGCCAGACGCTGCGCCTGCCGATCCCCGACCTGACCGAGGAGCGCCGCAAGGAGCTCGCCAAGCTGGCGAACAAATATGCCGAGGGCGCGCGCATCGCGGTGCGCAACGTGCGTCGCGACGGCATGGACAGCCTGAAGACCGACGAGAAGAAGGGCGTCTTCGGCGAGGACGAGCGCAAGCGTCACGAGACCGAGGTCCAGAAGCTGACCGACGCCACCGTCGCCGAGCTGGATGCGGCGGCGGCGGCCAAGGAAAAGGAAATCCTGGGCAAGTGA
- the uppS gene encoding polyprenyl diphosphate synthase, with translation MDGNGRWAKRRLLPRFAGHKAGVDAVRRIARAARAMGIEALTLYAFSSENWRRPETEISDLMGLLRIFLRKDLAELVSDNVRLRVIGDYRRFAPDLVAMIDDAIARTSVNSGPVLAIALNYGAQAELVEATKRLAMKVAAGEMTADAITPEAIEGELQTNGLPPLDLVIRTSGEQRLSNFLLWQAAYAELMFVDTLWPDFDEAALADAVAAFGQRHRRFGGL, from the coding sequence ATGGACGGCAATGGCCGCTGGGCCAAACGCCGTCTGCTGCCCCGCTTCGCCGGTCACAAGGCTGGGGTGGATGCCGTGCGTCGCATCGCGCGCGCGGCGCGGGCAATGGGGATCGAGGCGCTGACGCTCTACGCCTTTTCCTCGGAAAACTGGCGGCGGCCCGAAACCGAGATCAGCGACCTGATGGGGCTGCTCCGCATCTTCCTGCGCAAGGATCTGGCGGAGCTGGTGTCGGACAATGTCCGGCTGCGCGTGATCGGCGACTATCGCCGCTTCGCGCCCGATCTGGTCGCGATGATCGACGACGCCATTGCCCGGACCTCGGTCAATAGCGGGCCGGTCCTGGCCATCGCGCTGAACTATGGCGCGCAGGCCGAGCTGGTCGAGGCGACGAAGCGGCTGGCGATGAAGGTCGCGGCGGGCGAGATGACCGCCGACGCCATCACGCCCGAGGCGATCGAGGGCGAGTTGCAGACGAACGGCCTGCCGCCGCTCGACCTGGTCATTCGCACCTCGGGCGAACAGCGGCTGTCCAACTTCCTGTTGTGGCAGGCCGCCTATGCCGAGTTGATGTTCGTCGACACGCTCTGGCCCGATTTCGACGAGGCCGCGCTGGCCGATGCGGTGGCCGCCTTCGGACAACGGCACAGGCGTTTCGGCGGCCTGTGA